One stretch of Penaeus chinensis breed Huanghai No. 1 chromosome 27, ASM1920278v2, whole genome shotgun sequence DNA includes these proteins:
- the LOC125039763 gene encoding serine protease inhibitor 88Ea-like isoform X2, translated as MTSPLLLVGWALAALPAPAASQCLSRNDHKFLTKDPDLFPLAPFSLGIFRELAPPEGNFVLSPFSVWSALVVAYFGSGGSTEMQLRRTLLLNGKENALALYKCVVEIYASQATKPNNTFSAASRIYVQEGSPLKACVRGALKEELDAIDFQQPDLAAATINAFVSRASRGKIPQAVTSPDLGGARAVLVNAAHFEGVWEEPFLPENTRTEIFFASRGRQLQVDMMTQRNLFKLGSSQDLGARVLEMAYRGGTASMFVFLPLGQQDLNQMLLRLNPTTFLAAMTSTRAQEVDLSFPKFRVETVMQRDLLTALARMGINDLFTETSDLTTFFAGGGRHRLDWALHTAALEVDERGASSAAIAGASSAPVSTQEPVPFRCDRPFVFLVYDKVNRNILFAGVFRLP; from the exons ATGACTTCGCCGCTGCTGCTGGTGGGGTGGGCGCTGGCGGCTCTCCCAGCGCCGGCGGCCTCGCAGTGCCTCTCCCGAAACGACCACAAGTTCCTGACGAAGGACCCGGATCTCTTCCCACTCGCGCCCTTCAGCCTCGGCATCTTCAGGGAACTCGCGCCTCCCGAAGGGAATTTCGTCCTATCGCCCTTCAGCGTCTGGAGCGCCCTCGTCGTGGCCTACTTCGGGTCCGGCGGCAGCACGGAGATGCAGTTGCGAAGGACGCTCCTGCTGAACGGAAAAGAAAATGCTTTGGCGCTGTACAAATGCGTCGTCGAGAT TTACGCTTCACAGGCGACGAAGCCCAACAACACGTTCAGCGCCGCCAGCCGGATCTACGTGCAGGAAGGGTCGCCTCTGAAAGCCTGTGTCCGCGGCGCTCTCAAGGAGGAACTCGACGCTATCGACTTccaacag CCCGACCTTGCAGCCGCGACGATCAACGCGTTCGTGAGCCGCGCGAGCCGGGGCAAGATCCCTCAAGCAGTGACCTCGCCCGACCTCGGCGGCGCCCGTGCGGTGCTCGTCAACGCCGCCCACTTCGAGGGCGTGTGGGAAGAGCCGTTCCTTCCGGAGAACACCCGCACTGAGATTTTCTTCGCCTCCCGAGGGCGGCAGCTGCAGGTGGACATGATGACGCAGAGGAATTTATTCAAGCTAG GGTCTTCACAAGACCTGGGCGCTCGAGTGCTAGAAATGGCGTATAGAGGTGGAACAGCGTCCATGTTCGTGTTCCTGCCCCTCGGCCAACAGGATCTGAACCAGATGCTCCTTCGCCTCAATCCCACCACGTTCCTTGCCGCCATGACGTCCACGAGAGCACAGGAAGTCGATCTCAGTTTCCCCAAGTTCAGGGTCGAGACTGTCATGCAACGGGATCTCTTAACG GCTCTCGCACGAATGGGGATCAACGACCTGTTTACGGAGACCAGTGACCTGACGACCTTCTTCGCCGGGGGAGGTCGCCACCGGCTGGACTGGGCTCTCCACACGGCAGCGCTGGAGGTGGACGAGCGAGGGGCCTCGTCGGCGGCGATCGCAGGGGCCTCTAGTGCCCCGGTCTCGACGCAAGAGCCTGTGCCCTTCCGCTGCGACAGGCCCTTCGTCTTCCTTGTTTACGACAAAGTAAATCGCAACATTCTCTTTGCTGGGGTCTTCAGACTGCCGTGA
- the LOC125039763 gene encoding leukocyte elastase inhibitor-like isoform X1 translates to MRVLHEQLREVSNWSWVSFQDNRKMPFESERHTLYMYIHDTHTQCIKDKSVQALAQSTKAFSKLKVSSSPMTSPLLLVGWALAALPAPAASQCLSRNDHKFLTKDPDLFPLAPFSLGIFRELAPPEGNFVLSPFSVWSALVVAYFGSGGSTEMQLRRTLLLNGKENALALYKCVVEIYASQATKPNNTFSAASRIYVQEGSPLKACVRGALKEELDAIDFQQPDLAAATINAFVSRASRGKIPQAVTSPDLGGARAVLVNAAHFEGVWEEPFLPENTRTEIFFASRGRQLQVDMMTQRNLFKLGSSQDLGARVLEMAYRGGTASMFVFLPLGQQDLNQMLLRLNPTTFLAAMTSTRAQEVDLSFPKFRVETVMQRDLLTALARMGINDLFTETSDLTTFFAGGGRHRLDWALHTAALEVDERGASSAAIAGASSAPVSTQEPVPFRCDRPFVFLVYDKVNRNILFAGVFRLP, encoded by the exons ATGCGCGTCTTGCACGAGCAGTTACGTGAAGTTTCCAACTGGTCATGGGTAAGTTTTCAGGACAATAGAAAGATGCCTTTCGAGAGTGAAAggcatacactgtatatgtatatacacgatacacacacacagtgtataaaaGATAAGTCTGTGCAAGCACTTGCTCAAAGCACAAAGGCGTTTAGCAAACTCAAGGTCTCTTCCAGCCCCATGACTTCGCCGCTGCTGCTGGTGGGGTGGGCGCTGGCGGCTCTCCCAGCGCCGGCGGCCTCGCAGTGCCTCTCCCGAAACGACCACAAGTTCCTGACGAAGGACCCGGATCTCTTCCCACTCGCGCCCTTCAGCCTCGGCATCTTCAGGGAACTCGCGCCTCCCGAAGGGAATTTCGTCCTATCGCCCTTCAGCGTCTGGAGCGCCCTCGTCGTGGCCTACTTCGGGTCCGGCGGCAGCACGGAGATGCAGTTGCGAAGGACGCTCCTGCTGAACGGAAAAGAAAATGCTTTGGCGCTGTACAAATGCGTCGTCGAGAT TTACGCTTCACAGGCGACGAAGCCCAACAACACGTTCAGCGCCGCCAGCCGGATCTACGTGCAGGAAGGGTCGCCTCTGAAAGCCTGTGTCCGCGGCGCTCTCAAGGAGGAACTCGACGCTATCGACTTccaacag CCCGACCTTGCAGCCGCGACGATCAACGCGTTCGTGAGCCGCGCGAGCCGGGGCAAGATCCCTCAAGCAGTGACCTCGCCCGACCTCGGCGGCGCCCGTGCGGTGCTCGTCAACGCCGCCCACTTCGAGGGCGTGTGGGAAGAGCCGTTCCTTCCGGAGAACACCCGCACTGAGATTTTCTTCGCCTCCCGAGGGCGGCAGCTGCAGGTGGACATGATGACGCAGAGGAATTTATTCAAGCTAG GGTCTTCACAAGACCTGGGCGCTCGAGTGCTAGAAATGGCGTATAGAGGTGGAACAGCGTCCATGTTCGTGTTCCTGCCCCTCGGCCAACAGGATCTGAACCAGATGCTCCTTCGCCTCAATCCCACCACGTTCCTTGCCGCCATGACGTCCACGAGAGCACAGGAAGTCGATCTCAGTTTCCCCAAGTTCAGGGTCGAGACTGTCATGCAACGGGATCTCTTAACG GCTCTCGCACGAATGGGGATCAACGACCTGTTTACGGAGACCAGTGACCTGACGACCTTCTTCGCCGGGGGAGGTCGCCACCGGCTGGACTGGGCTCTCCACACGGCAGCGCTGGAGGTGGACGAGCGAGGGGCCTCGTCGGCGGCGATCGCAGGGGCCTCTAGTGCCCCGGTCTCGACGCAAGAGCCTGTGCCCTTCCGCTGCGACAGGCCCTTCGTCTTCCTTGTTTACGACAAAGTAAATCGCAACATTCTCTTTGCTGGGGTCTTCAGACTGCCGTGA